The DNA region tttttttttgaaggtgAATGAATTTGCAATAGGAGGTGGTTTCAGGGACAAATAGAATCACGTAAAAGTGACCAAGTGgggtaaaaagtaaaataaaaaaaaaatatatataacaagtgTGTACGGTTTTGTAATTTACTTAAATTCATCGACCATCTAAGAAACCGAGTTACTTCAACTTAAGTAACCAACCAGTTCACATCTCATtcgactaaaaaaaataaaaataaaactctagCTTGATTTTGtaagtcataaaaaaaaccatttaatatatagatataaaaaaaaaataattaacaacattgaattattaaataaacaattataaaaattgaaaaaaaactacaaaattTCGATGGTTTcgtgataaaattattcaacgaGTGAAAGTGATATTATCacgatataatttatttaattatttattcgaaaaattattaaaagtataaaaatatagcaGAAAGATTAggagaaatttaattaacggaaaatattgattatttttaattgttataaacataatttcatgattttttttttatcttttttttaattaataaaactatcaatatttgcaaaaattattttataaataaaattgaataagaaAGATGTAcgtgaataaattttcaaatgaagaAAGTGAAATagaaagtttataatttattatgtccgtgaataatatcatcatgtactttcgttttttatttgtaattttttttttttaaatataactcTTCGAGGCCATTGCCaaattatgtattaaaaaaaaaataataattataatattaaagtatttattgatgatataatatataaactgtGAAGAAACGTaacgaaattaaataaaaaattaattttaaaacctGTAAAAATGCATATTTGGAATCGAAActtgtttgttaaataaaaaaatataataacgttTCCTGAAAAACTTCCGGGAGTTAAACTTTCTATCGTATATTatcgaataaataattacatcattttaaagttgataaataattttaaaatacaaaaaatcttCCTAATTTTATTGCCACATGTTCATCACAATAAattctaaagaaaaaaataaaaattcaattctctCATCAGTCTTTATCACCACGAAGATAAATcactcaaaaataattataaatccaAACAATGACCAAGGTtttctaaacaaaaatttaaatttcaaatcatTATATAATACAGCTATTcttttcattcaattatttacaataattaatgatttttaaaatttatctttcagGTGTCATCACAAGAAGGCAAAAGAAGAATTaacaaaggaaaaaaaaaaaaacccataatAGAAGGTTAATTGAATCAACAAGGACAAAATGGGCATGGGAAGTGAAACTGATTACAAGTGTGGTTTATCAAGCCAAGATCAAGAAACAGCACGTACTGAATTACGTGAAGATGAAAATATACGTGAACAATCAATTGATCAATTACGTCAATGGattaaaaaacattcatcaataaaaCGTTGTCGTActgattcaatatttttattacgttttttacgtactaaaaaatttagtgTACCACTTGCACAAGAAATGCTAGAACGTTATTTAACAATACGTCAATTATATCCAGAATGGTTTCAAAATTTAGACATAAATGATCcagatattgaaaatattattgacagTGGTTATTTAGTACCATTATtagaaaaagataaacaagGTAGACAAGTTATATTATCATGTGCTGGTAGATTTGATCcttataaatttacatcagCACAAATGGCTAGAGCACATAgtattgttgttgaatcaTTAATGGATGAAGAGGATAATCAAGTACATGGTTATATACATGTTAATGATGAATCTGGTTTAACAATGGGACATGTTAGTGCTTGGTCCTTgactgatattaaaaatatgctTAGATGCATACAAAATAGTACACCAATGAGACATAAACAaacacattttattaatataccaATTTGTGCatcaaaaatacttgaatttgcTGTTTCATTacttaatgataaattacgaTCACGTATTATGGTAAATatggaattatttaaaatttattttaagggattgtttttgtttttttttcaatgggtcaatgtttattaaaaataatttcatttattttttttaatttaggtacataaaaatgttgaagaaCTCAGAGAAGCTGTTGATCCAAAAATATTGCCAAAAGAATATGGGGGAAAAATTCCACTTGCTGATATGATTGgtaatgatttttatgatttttaatttatttgattaaatgctttagtatttaattgttttcttttttcttttttttcagctgaatttaagaaaaaagttAGAGCTAAAAGAACTGAGTTGATGGCATTGGATGACATGTACATTGAATTATCACCGAAGGATCGATGTGCGGCGACAAATGATGGTCTTTGTGGAATTTCTGGTTCATTTCGTAAACTGGAAGTTGATTAATATGATTGATGATGAtctttattgatttataaatattatattgtatttgtataattaatttttgatattttcattgaatagttattattttttttattgttactactattacattttaatatttctttttttgtcgGTGGTATAAGTTACCGGGtatgaaaaaatgtttacattatattttcaatacttgTTATAgacatataattaaattgaattaaataatttttcactataaaaaaattatcaatctaCTATTttgtaatgtaaatttttgaatgtaaaattttatcatttattaaaaattaactgaaaataaaaattacaaatttactCTAggattgtttaattaatattgttttaaaaatataatttgtcttgagacattgaaataattgtttaaataataataaaaatttttaaatatgaccATTATTCCAATATGACTATTGTGCCccataggaaaaaaaaagcaaccaTATTTACAACCCCTACTGTACTgaacaggtttttttttctcagggGGTGACACTCTGtgtaaactttgttttttcttaaatGTATAGATAGGTAAGCTTTACCCTTGGCCAAATAttctattgtaataaaattttcttaaattctAGAAAACCACAAACCTGATGAACCAAGAGAAAGAAAATCCATCTCCTCAGTAGTCAGTACAAAGTTGTTATACTACTCGAATGtcacatttttataaaacgacattatataatttttttttatatattcaattataaataaaaaataaataaattctaataaatcaataattgtttgtttttttatattggcCAATATTTTAAGATGGATTTTAACACATTAATTTTGATGCTTGTCATCGTTGTTACAAGTGCAAATTTTTCTAAAGGTATTGTGAAATGTTCAACTATAAAATtatccatattttttaattaactacatgaaaaatattatttctcgtattattaagtaaaatttttttgttttttttttttaattcataaattcaaaaaaataaatgtaaaatgttAAACTACAAAACTAAAATGTTAAATGTCAAATAGAATAATGTCTAAGAGTCTGAGCCCCACCACAAATAGCtgtaaaaatagataaaattataaacaataatatattctcTTCAATGAATATAAAGGTTTACCCTTTGGtccaatattataaaaatattttttgtataaagttttcacgatttattttattaattaatacatcatgttatttgtttattgtataCATTATTCAACTATCATTATTCGGTGTCAAAgcaagattttttatttttttctttctttaattTCTGCTTTCAGCATCGTGCATCCCGGGAAAAATAGATCCAGAAGATAATGCCCCAATATTATCAAGACTTGCTGTtagatcaagaaaaaatatagaaaatttctggaaaattttagacaatatttctataaattatgAGCGTCAACGAATACATTCTATAGAATATtttatcgttttatttttaaacctATCGAAACGAGATCTCTGGTTTGAGATAATAATCAATCGTGCGGATAAATTTCCTAAACAGTTTGCaaacaatgaattttatataaaactattaaaagaaatgcaaaaacaaaaatcaatcGGACACTACTCTAAAGACgaagttgaaaatattatttatcggTTGGAACACCATTTATATGCCAATAAAATACAGGAACCATCAAATGATGGACTCGTTCTAAACTGTAGTCAGATAAAcgattatgaaaatattacttCGATCAATGCCCAAAAAGTTAAAGCAAATATAGTAGATATTCTCATGTTACctagagaaaattttttggaacGCTTTGAGACAGTAATGagcaaaatttttgaaattgaaaaagctGCAGAAGATATCTGGAACCAAAGCAGTACTTTCTGTAGAAATTATAATAAGCCTGAGGACTTAGACGCCCAAGCATATTCCTTTGTTTATTCCATCAAACATTATATGAAGAGGAACAATAATCGATTAACGgctcttttttttatggacGTATTATTGAATCGTTTTGCATTTTTGACAGGAGcagatttgaaaaataaatgttacaTAGAATTATTAAAAGGATCTCAGATTTGGTTGAGAACGATCAAGATACCAGATGAcagtaaaatttatgaaaccctagttaaatttattatcgatAAGTTAGAAGAAACTTACGCCGATTCAATTCAGAAGCCATCACTGTGGACCCTAGCAAAGCGTAGGATGTACCAATCTACGAtgaaaactattatttatagtttttactATTGGAAGGCTTATATTGggtaataaaatatcaaaatgaaGATAAGTATGagaatgtaataattaaaacattcaaaataaattactaaaaaaaattaaaaatttttgttctataattaaaaactaaaaaattaatactgtaatgaaaaaatgatgactgattggttaataaaaattagtttataaattcTCATAAAAACTCATAAAAAcagttgataataaaacttttgttaatccattttcacatttaactatcacaaaagaaaaatttgtcaTGATTGTTTTAATCTTTATAGACAATCATCACTCCAAAACAAAATGCAGGTAAAgtttttttacatgtttattgatataaaaaaaaaataatacaaaacagaaaacaaaaagtaaaattaaaaaattattagtattttttctatgtctatcaattatttaacagttcatttttatttatttttttgtagattgtagataaaattgttaatacaaTTGTTGATCTAGGAATATAGaagcaaaaattttaaatcaatatttcgttttttgtttattcaagtaattaaaatttaatagcaaaaaaaaaaaaattacatgcaaTCATGgtgattatttttagatagATCTATTGCTCATGAGCCCAATATCGAAATTTATGTTAGTAGAAAATTTCTGTGTCAAATATTTTGTACAAACGTTGTCGTTGTattcaataaatgaattgtaaatggtaattaaataatataggtCGTAAATGAAggcaataatattattaattcatcaaaatattataattaaagaaatatataaaaatcacatacaaaattataacttttcttcaaatttacaattaaaaaaattaaattaattaaagaaaaattttttatttaaacaaataatgtaattttttaaataaataaaattttaaacttaaaaattgtttaaattaatgaatttaaacaaaaaaatgatgtgtattttttttaaatattaaatttaataatattaaaatttaaaaaatggaaaattgttattatttattaattatttaaattataataaaatatttataatttatatttatgtgatTAATTGTATCCGATAATATTTGTCCTtcgtattttaatattaccaaAGAGGTAGGGggatgagtaaaaaaaaaaattagattaaatAAGAGGGGGAATTGATATGAAGTATCTTGATAGACCAAGAAGAAGCTCAGCTTGATCGCAGTCTCGTGGTGCATCTTCATCCAGCAACATCATCTTCATAATCATGTGGAAAATAATTGCAATCTCATTGGTTCTAATTGGTATCTCATCTGGACGATTTACcgtgagttaaaaaaattatttaaatcaataaaaaccaATCGAAATaagtaataattttctatcattaaattaaatatattttaaaatttatcttttaactTTATTATCCGTTCTatggaatatttaaaatgccAAAGTTCAACTGATAATACTTTGACCTAAATATTCACAATAAATCGTTATTCATATAtgattacttatttttttttttgtaaaggaAAAAACAAGATATGATCGATCAAAGGATTTCGATGAAAAACTACAagatttagaagaaaaaaaagaagatcgAACAACATTTACTGATCATGAtacagtaaattttattaaacttttttttaatttaacaaaaaaattaattttaactgttaattaattgtttttaaattttaatttagaaatacaTTGCATATAAAGACGTTGAAGATGGTACTTgttatttggaaaaaataaaaaaggatagATTAAAAGCAGTACTTGCTGGAACATACAATGGAAGAGTTTTATATCCATCACATCAATCATTGACAGAACTTGAAGTAAttataacttgaaaattaatttaacaatttagtTATGGAAATAGTTgtttaagtaatttttttttcaagtagtCTGATGactatttaaatgataattaatatttttagggATGGAAACTTGCTGGTGGTagaattgttgatttttgtcATGGTACAGCAATGAAGATTCTTCAAGAATTTCAAGAAATACCATCAGACACACAAGATCCATTTTACAATGAGCTAccaattgatgaaaatgatatatttcaaaaaagaGTAAGTGATGTTGTTCTTACACCACTAAAAGAACGTGCAAAACGTGAAATATTAACAGAAAaacgtgaaaaaataaataacgaatTATTAAGATCACGTCGTCAAGCATCACCAAGTGGTAAATCAAGATTTCATGGACAAACACAATCACAGTATCTTAGTAATGATGCTGAAAAAGAAGGAAAAGCTGAAGCTGAAGCAACAAATGAATCATCACGTGCTCTTGTCAGTGAGTCCCTGGatactattaaaatattttaatattaattattaatatatttaatattattaatcatcaattaaaatattttatgttgttagttgataaataaaaataatcattaaccATTGTTCcactttataaaataataaaaaaacaatttgttataaaaattatatcttgtATGtcttttaatcaaattaatcattatattttatgtattaaaaaaattaataaaaaataatttaatgaagcCTGATTGTTATTTCATCATCACTGAGTAAGTACTTGCTTTTATTTTAGCttcagctattttttttttgattaaagaaTAAATGAGAAAGATTGAAAAAACATTCGTAGGTGGTACAAGTGGAATGGGTCAAGCACAGAGTATGACAAcaggtggtggtggttgtgATGATTGTCCAGGTACAAGTGGTTATGGATTGACTGGTGTAAATGGAGCTAATAGAGTTATCATTGGACCAGATGGAGTTGTTATACCAGGTCGAGATGGTGTAACTGGTGGAAGAGTTACAGGAGGAGCAATACAATATCCAGGAACATCTGTAAATTATCCAGGTGCTCCTGGAAGCTATCCAGGAATGATAGGTGGCTATCCAGGTGGTTCTGGTGGCTTCCCAACTGGTGGAACAACAGGAAAAGTACCAGGTAGTGTAATTGGTAATTATCCAGGCAGCTCGCCAGGTGTTGGAACAACAGGAATATATTTACCAGGAACAAATACAGGTATTGGAGGAAATCGTGGAGTTGGAGAAACAAATGGTAGAGTACCAGCTGGATATCCAGGAGCTCCTGGAACTTATCCAACAGGTCTAgtattattgcttttttttttaatcttgataAGTTccaaaatgtaataattaattgttaattttaggAAGTGGAATTCCAGGATCTACTGGTGGAATACCTGGTGGTACTATCACGTATCCAACTGGTGTCAATGGAGGTACTCCAGGTTACACAGGTATTCCAGGATCATATCCAggaggtaaataaataattaataataatttttttttgtttttaaatattaaatataaatttaataatagaaaaaccaataaataatttgtggtatttattattcattgactCAAGGTGTTATAGCACCTCCAGGAAGTCCAGGAAATTATCCTGGTGTAGGAGGCACTGGTGGTTACCCTGGTGGAGTTCCAGGTGCAATTGGTAATTTTCCTGGTCAAGTGCCTGGTGGTGTTTCGACAGTTGGAGGTGAACGAGGTACCACAACTGGTGGACCAGGAACTGTAACACTTGGTGGACAAGGAAATGTTAGTCCTGGTTATCCAGGATCTGTTGCTTATCCACCAGGTATGCatggaaaatttatatcaaacattaaatttttaaaataaataattttcttttattttgtgaTCATGTTAATTCTTCTCCAGGAATGCCAGGGGGTTATCCTGGTACTGCTGGAACTAGTGGTTATCCAGGAAGCTCAATTCCTGGAGGTTATCCAtcaggtaaaaattttttttaatacattttgatttatttttgtatccaATGAATAttcttatttgttttttttttttctgtgaatGTTTCAttgagttttaaaataaaatatttttgtgaaGGTATTGTACCACCACCAGGTGTTCCAAATGGTTATCCTGGTACAGGTAGTCCTGGAGGATCAAACATTCCAAGCTATCCAGGTACTATTGGCACTTATCCAACAggtagttgaaaataaaatttaaaaaaacaattgtttttcaaatttaaatattttaattcatatttaattaaatattatttataaaggaGGCAGTCCTGGCTCAGTAGCAACACCAGGTGGATATCCTGGTGCTGGTAGATATCCAGGAACAACTTTGACTGGTCCTGGTTTATACACACCCGGTAAATTGATCtcgaaaatttaataaatactgcTGAATCTCTTAGagggaaaaaattaattttaaaataattttattaggtAGTGGAACACAAACTGGAATACCAGGAGGTACAGGAAGATATGCTGAAGGTTCAACAACTCCCGGGTCCAGTGGTATTCCAACAGGTAATTTTACAAAGacagaattaatttatttgaattaatttttaaacattttatttttttttaaggtacTGGAACTCAAGGTGGAATGCCAGGAGGTCCAGGAATATATCCAGGTGGTTTACCAAATGGTGGAATGCAACCTGGACTTCCAGGTAGTCCAGGAATGTACCCTGGAGGTTCTCCAACTACTGGAACCAGTGGTGTTTCAATTCCTGGTAATGGAGGTGTAATTCCATCGGGAAATTATCAACCAGGTAACGCAGGAAATTATCCAGGAGGAAATCAACCTGGAGGATGGCAAAATGGGGCCACAAATGTACCTCAAAATTATCCTGGAGCAACGCcaggtatatttatattatttaaaattaaacaattaaattttcatgagttttttatgatttataaatttattttttaggtaCTACTGGGATTACAAATGGTAATTATCATCCAGGAACTCCTGGAACTTATCCAGGTACAAGTATACCTAGTGGATGGCAGGGTGGAGTTCCCACTGGTCCTCAAACATACCCTGGAGGTCCAACAGGTAAatgctaaattaattttttttttaattttattattaactaaaaacttttatttgatttaataggCCAAGGCTTTCCTGGTTCAATGCCTGGAGGATATCCAACATCAGGAACTCAAGGTGTACCTGGGGCAAGCTATCCCGGTGGTGCTGTATCTCCAAATGGTCAGCAACAATATCCAGGAGTTTCTGGTACACCTGGTACTGGTAGTAATACATATCCTGGGACTGGAGTAAACACTCCATCATATCCAGGAGGAAATATTCCTCAACAGCAGTATCCTGGAGCTCCTGGAACAACTGGAGGTGTCTATCCCGGACAAGTAGGAGTTGCTGGATTGCCAGTTACAACTGGAAATATTTACCCTGGTTCGGGAAATGTTGGAGGTATTCCAGGCACAACTGGAAATATTTATCCTGGCTCGGGGAATGTTGGAGGTATTCCAGGCACAACTGGAAATATTTATCCTGGCTCGGGAAATGTTGGAGGCATTCCAGGCACTACTGGAAATATTTATCCTGGCTCGGGGAATGTTGGAGGCATACCAGGCACAAGTGGAAATATTTATCCTGGCTCAGGGAATGTTGGAGGCATTCCAGGCACAATTGGAAATGTTTATCCTGGTTCAGGAGGTGTTTATCCAAATACTGGAATACCAGGACAAGCTGGAATAATTTATCCAGGTACTACTACTGGTGGACATTTAGGTACATCAGATCAAAGTGGTATAGTTGATGATGGCTCTGATTCAAGTGCATCAAGTTCAGTAACACAAAGTGAAAAAGGAACAGAAGCAAGTGCATCAGCTGATGGAACATTTGGTAGTGGTACAGCACAATCAAAAGTATCAGGTATATATACTGGTTCTGGTTCATTTTCAGCACAAGCTGGTACAAGTGATGGTAATAAAGGTGCACAAACACAAGTATCAGGTGGTAAAGAGGGTGCAATGAGTAATGCACAAGGTAGTGGTGGACAAGGTAAAAGTCAATCACAAGTACAACTTAATTCTGAAACTGGTGGTACATCAACAAATGCACAAAGTAGTGGATGGAATCATGGTACAAATTCACAAGTACAAGCAAGTGAAAAAGGTGGTATGGCTGATGCACAAGCTAATGGTGAAGGTAATACATCAAGTCAAGCACAAATTGGTTTTAAACCATATACAGGAAATGATAATGATCAAGATAATACAAAACCATTTAGAGGTGGTGGTACATCATCAGCACAAAGTGGTACATACAGAGGACAATCACAATCACAACTTGAAGGATCATTTAAATATGGTATAACATATACTGGTGCTGCACAAGCTGGTTCTGGTTCTGGTGCTCAAGCATCACGTAAaccatttaattttacaaatacagataaaaatttatttaaaaaatttgataaacaagAAACAATTAAAGTTAGTACTGATGTTATTACAAcaccagcaacaacaacagcaaaaataataacaacaacaactccattaccatcaacatcaatgagtgatgaaaatttaagatTAAGTTCAAGTTCAAGAAAAACAGTTGTTACTAAATTAACAAGTGATACAATTGGCAGAAGAAGAGAAATTATTCCAGTTGTACCAATTGATGAACAAAAAACAAGAGATGATCATGTTGTTTATGAAAGTGGAAATGAAGAATATGAAGAGGAAGAATATGAAGAAGAAGATTATGATACACCATCACCAAAAACAAGAAGTGGATCTGATAGTACAAGACAAAATcaaattgtcaataataatgataataaacatgatgttaaaattattcCAGATAGTATAAAATTCAAACAGGGTGATGTACTTGAACCTGGTGAAAGTTTACCAGGTTATACAATACCTACTGGTCTTAGAGGAAGAGTTGCAGCTGTCTCAGGTGAAAGAGCTGTTGCACAGGGACATGGTAGATTACAATCTCAAACAGCTAATTTAGGAACAAATTTACAGCAAAGAATTCAAACTGGAAAtaacgatgaaaaaattattagaagaTATCCTGGTGGTTCAAGAAATtctcatcatcataataaacCACACAGTGGAAATACCAGATCAATGGACACAAATCCAGTTAAACAAAATTACGTTACAGTTACAAATAGCATTGCTGGAAAAATGGGTGAACAAAAACCAAATTATGAACATCGTTATTATACAAAAAGTTCAACATGTGGGTACTTTACATTTTCATGTAATATCGTTCATGGTTCAAATGGTAGAACTAAAATTTGTAAACCAAAATTACCAACAAATTCTGATGGTACACCAATCAAGTGTtgatcatgatttttttttacttttttactttatttttcacaCAAAAATCTAATGcacttataatttttaatttaaaaaacaataataataataatcatttataattaataaataaataattatatcagtCTATTTtgggaattatttatatttattttatcaacgaGGAAAAAATAGAGAGCTTTAACAGCTcagtgattatttttttcttcatttgtgTTTTATGagctatattttcaattttttttctttttgttgtgCAATTGTCAGAAATTTGagtattaataattgtcaatcAATTTTGACTTAATGagtttatatacaaaattatttaaaccaatgaaaatttaaatattattaccagtttaaataaaattaataaaaataaaaaaattacatttacgTGACACTTGGGTTTGTTGCGTTTTTTTAGGAATAAAATTACtcgataatttataattttttaaagctaAATTTACACCATTCGATGTTCATAAtctgtaagtaaaaaaaaaaaaaatataaatatattaattgattgttataaataattttaaaatatgtatttttaccaAGACTTGGATCTGTATTATTTTCTcttgatttttcatcaaatatttcaGCTACAACATCAGGTGCACAAGGTTCActgctaataaaaaaaaatttatcaatcaaattaaattgcaaaacaaacaaattaacaattgtcatcaaaattaatttacctatttttaaaatgttcaaTTTGAACATTTGCTGATTCAAGTTGTTCAATAAGATCCTCATTTTGTCTTTGTAATCTTCTGACAACATTATCAGCTGCATCAACTTCATCCTGGGCATTAGCAAGTTCTCTCTTTAATTCATCAACTCTAACTCTTATTCTTTTAACTTCACTTTCATATTGCTCGGATCTTCTTAATGCATGTGTTAACTCAGTTGTTTTTTCagcaagtaatttttttaactttgaatTAGCATGTTTTAAATCTAATATATCCTGTTGTAGCTGACGACAATCACCATCCATTGTTGAATTTGGTCTTGAACGTcttgtatcaattttttcttgtaattcacgtaattcattttttaattgtttattttctctttcaagTGTTATTTTATCTGTCTCAAGTCTTTCACGTTTACCCCATTCAGCAGCATTTTCATCTTGTAATCTTTCTAATTCACATCTTAATTCATTCATTCGTTGATCCATATTTTCTCTTGTTGATGTTTCATCAAGTAAATCAGCTTGTGCTGTTAATACATCAACTTGATAACGTTCTTTTAACTCTGTTAATTCACGTAACAGATcacatttattatcatttaattcattacaTTTTAAACGTAATTGTATAACTTcagcttttaatttttccatagcACGATGTAATGATGTATTTTCATCTCTTTCAGCACTTATTGCTTTTGTTGTTTCTTCTAATTCTAAATTTAACATTgccatatgtatttttaaactatCATCATTTGTTGCTGTTAAATGTTTATCACTTGTTGGTGATTTAATACTGTCTTGTCTTTCAATACtaccacttttttttaataattttgttatatcCCTTTCAAGACTTCCCATATTACCACCATCTTTATAAAGTTCAACAGCATGTTTTGGTACAGCACCTTGTAATACATATTCCTCGACATCATGATCATCagttatatcattttttaataatttaggtgatgttaatttttcagttggtgatttttcatcaacattattatataaatcaagaagattatcaata from Aphidius gifuensis isolate YNYX2018 linkage group LG5, ASM1490517v1, whole genome shotgun sequence includes:
- the LOC122856858 gene encoding clavesin-1-like, which produces MGMGSETDYKCGLSSQDQETARTELREDENIREQSIDQLRQWIKKHSSIKRCRTDSIFLLRFLRTKKFSVPLAQEMLERYLTIRQLYPEWFQNLDINDPDIENIIDSGYLVPLLEKDKQGRQVILSCAGRFDPYKFTSAQMARAHSIVVESLMDEEDNQVHGYIHVNDESGLTMGHVSAWSLTDIKNMLRCIQNSTPMRHKQTHFINIPICASKILEFAVSLLNDKLRSRIMVHKNVEELREAVDPKILPKEYGGKIPLADMIAEFKKKVRAKRTELMALDDMYIELSPKDRCAATNDGLCGISGSFRKLEVD